Proteins encoded together in one Aurantiacibacter aquimixticola window:
- a CDS encoding NADH-quinone oxidoreductase subunit M, producing MDGFPILSVMLAVPFVAAIVCLFLDAAPARMVALVATLVNLALGVVLWLTYDIGGAQWQFQEYHDIFAGFAYALGIDGIALMLIMLSVFLMPICIGASWSAINKRVGEYMAAFLLMEVLMIGVFAAQDLFLFYIFFEAGLIPMYLIIGVWGGDNRIYASYKFFLYTLLGSVLMLIAMLWMANAAQTTYIPYLMEFDFAAGAQTWLWLAFFASFAVKMPMWPVHTWLPDAHVQAPTAGSVILAGVLLKLGGYGFIRFSLPMFPDASAQFVWLVWGLSMVAVVVTSLIALVQHDMKKLIAYSSVAHMAIVTVGLFAFNVQGLEGAMMIMLGHGLVSGALFLCVGVIYDRLHTREIARYGGLSINMPAYATLFLLFTMASIGLPGTSNFIGEFLALAGIYQINSWVAFVCTTGIILGAAYMLYLYRRVAFGTQVNEDAAAMPDLTAREYLLLGPIAAAVLWMGVYPESFLAPMRADIALLDQRLAEAAPDSDAQLALAQAKDAE from the coding sequence ATGGATGGCTTCCCGATCCTGTCCGTCATGCTGGCGGTGCCTTTCGTCGCAGCCATCGTATGCCTGTTCCTCGATGCCGCGCCGGCCCGTATGGTCGCGCTGGTCGCCACGCTGGTCAATCTCGCGCTCGGCGTGGTGCTTTGGCTGACTTACGACATCGGTGGCGCGCAGTGGCAGTTCCAGGAATACCACGACATCTTCGCTGGCTTTGCCTATGCTCTTGGGATCGATGGCATTGCGCTCATGCTGATCATGCTCAGCGTGTTCCTCATGCCGATCTGCATCGGTGCGAGCTGGAGTGCGATCAACAAGCGCGTCGGTGAATACATGGCCGCCTTCCTGCTCATGGAAGTGCTGATGATCGGCGTTTTCGCTGCTCAGGACCTGTTCCTGTTCTACATCTTCTTCGAAGCCGGACTCATCCCGATGTATCTGATCATCGGCGTATGGGGCGGCGACAATCGCATCTATGCGAGTTACAAGTTCTTTCTCTACACGCTGCTTGGCTCCGTGCTGATGCTGATCGCCATGCTGTGGATGGCGAATGCGGCGCAGACCACGTACATCCCGTACCTGATGGAATTCGACTTCGCGGCCGGGGCGCAGACCTGGCTGTGGCTCGCATTCTTCGCCAGCTTCGCGGTGAAAATGCCGATGTGGCCGGTCCATACATGGTTGCCCGATGCGCACGTCCAGGCACCGACGGCCGGGTCCGTCATCCTCGCCGGTGTGCTGCTGAAGCTGGGTGGGTACGGGTTCATCCGTTTCAGCCTGCCGATGTTCCCCGACGCGAGCGCGCAATTCGTCTGGCTGGTCTGGGGCCTCTCCATGGTCGCGGTGGTCGTCACCAGCCTGATCGCCCTCGTCCAGCACGACATGAAGAAGCTGATCGCCTATTCCTCGGTTGCGCACATGGCCATCGTTACCGTCGGCCTGTTCGCCTTCAATGTGCAGGGGCTGGAAGGCGCGATGATGATCATGCTCGGGCACGGGTTGGTCTCGGGCGCGCTGTTCCTTTGCGTCGGCGTGATTTACGATCGGCTGCATACGCGTGAAATCGCGCGCTACGGCGGGCTGAGCATCAACATGCCCGCTTACGCCACGCTGTTCCTGCTGTTCACCATGGCCAGCATCGGCCTTCCGGGGACGAGCAATTTCATCGGCGAATTCCTCGCACTGGCTGGCATCTATCAGATCAATAGCTGGGTCGCCTTTGTCTGCACCACCGGTATCATTCTGGGCGCTGCCTACATGCTTTATCTCTACCGCCGCGTGGCCTTTGGAACGCAGGTCAACGAAGACGCGGCGGCGATGCCGGATCTGACGGCGCGCGAATATCTGCTTCTTGGGCCGATCGCCGCTGCGGTGCTTTGGATGGGTGTCTATCCCGAAAGCTTCCTCGCCCCCATGCGTGCCGACATCGCGCTGCTCGATCAGCGCCTCGCCGAAGCGGCTCCCGATAGTGATGCGCAGCTTGCGCTGGCGCAGGCGAAGGACGCCGAGTGA
- a CDS encoding Hpt domain-containing protein — MAYARGDFEMALSAAAGDDPAILADLRAAFTDSLLNQIDLLSRARCDANWQVAAERLKGLGASFHIGELVKLAEEAIEGAPGDPAVLHKLVNLRDRFIPTG; from the coding sequence ATGGCTTATGCGAGGGGTGATTTCGAGATGGCACTGTCCGCCGCCGCCGGAGACGATCCGGCGATACTGGCGGATTTGCGCGCCGCATTTACCGATAGTCTGCTCAACCAAATCGATTTGTTGAGCCGCGCCCGGTGCGATGCGAACTGGCAGGTCGCGGCAGAGCGGCTGAAGGGGCTCGGAGCCAGCTTCCATATCGGAGAGCTTGTGAAGCTCGCCGAAGAAGCGATCGAAGGCGCGCCCGGAGACCCGGCTGTTCTCCACAAGCTCGTAAACTTGCGTGATCGCTTCATTCCGACAGGCTGA
- a CDS encoding ATPase produces MTRRRNFVPSQDEANEPIEPTFGRDDEHAEEGLEEETLVETFDEDEVFFEEEEPVRRRAAWFVPTLAVLAISAWSAFFLWVHHGDMLSGASAQQWSQWIATWSMPALLVIGLWLLAMRTSRREASRFNDVARMLSMESAQLETRLKVVNRELSLARDFIASQSRDLESLGRVAAERLSTNADRLHELIRDNGERVETLGTVSDNAVSNMEHLRDQLPVLSSAARDMSNQIGNAGNVAHSQIEAMVDGFDKLNQFGEAGERHVERIGQKVTATLSAFDAQVSALGESTQARFGKLLEVSERFRTELVDSEETALAAIQERADQLADALAARDAAQRESEDTALTAMRERLAVLTSEGEQLLADMGAGREEAVAAWETAVAALQSRMTDAIAEIARVDESSLHSARTRLAALSQEAAQVDDRIAGSLAAFDADMARRREDAIAAQDEEVAAFEQRLAGLDGRLIERRENYESLVAQLTERSEGLAHRVSAIDADIQRLAAQGTTTREELDDTAAVFSERLERSRALLDDSSSAIAGLTDDSVRLLEIIRSSADHSQGALSDAVGQAETRLQSFGEESRRLHDLIETASSHGQTLAEHLTVAQERGAASIGVLQSMEEHLLTVATESDRLAERTGRELREALDALSGANSEALQSLREDQREVLDEIAGRIAEQSRERVADAIRVNAAEAIAELEEAVAQTVERGRETTTALREELASVNDLAGSLEQRVAYARERAEEQVDSDFTKRMALITEALNSSSIDIAKAFDTEVSDTQWANYLRGDRGIFTRRAVRLLNRQEARSVIEVYGEDFEFRETVNRYIHDFEAMLREVLATRDGNAIAVTLLSSDMGKLYVALAQAIDRLRS; encoded by the coding sequence ATGACACGCCGTCGCAATTTCGTGCCCTCGCAGGACGAGGCCAACGAGCCCATCGAACCCACTTTCGGCCGCGATGACGAGCACGCGGAAGAGGGTCTGGAGGAGGAAACCCTCGTCGAGACCTTTGACGAGGACGAGGTCTTTTTTGAGGAGGAGGAGCCTGTCCGACGTAGGGCGGCGTGGTTTGTGCCGACCTTGGCGGTGCTCGCGATTTCCGCGTGGTCCGCATTTTTCCTCTGGGTGCATCACGGTGACATGCTGTCCGGCGCGTCTGCGCAGCAATGGAGCCAATGGATCGCGACATGGTCGATGCCCGCTCTGCTCGTCATTGGTCTTTGGCTTTTGGCGATGCGCACCAGTCGGCGCGAAGCATCGCGGTTCAATGACGTTGCCAGGATGCTCTCGATGGAATCGGCACAGCTCGAAACGCGCCTCAAGGTCGTAAACCGCGAACTGAGCCTTGCGCGCGATTTCATCGCTTCGCAATCGCGCGATCTGGAGTCGCTCGGCCGTGTGGCGGCGGAGCGACTTTCGACCAATGCCGATCGGCTGCACGAGCTTATCCGGGACAATGGCGAGCGGGTAGAGACGCTCGGCACGGTGAGCGACAATGCCGTTTCGAATATGGAGCATCTGCGCGACCAGCTGCCTGTTCTTTCGAGCGCGGCACGGGATATGAGCAATCAGATCGGCAATGCCGGGAATGTCGCTCACAGTCAGATCGAGGCCATGGTCGATGGTTTCGACAAGCTCAATCAGTTCGGCGAAGCGGGCGAACGACATGTCGAGCGCATCGGCCAGAAGGTCACCGCCACGCTCTCTGCCTTCGATGCACAGGTCAGCGCACTCGGCGAGAGCACGCAGGCGCGCTTTGGCAAATTGCTCGAAGTCAGCGAGCGGTTCCGGACCGAGCTGGTCGACTCGGAAGAGACGGCGCTTGCCGCAATACAGGAGCGTGCCGATCAGCTCGCCGACGCGTTGGCTGCGCGCGACGCCGCCCAGCGCGAAAGCGAAGATACGGCTCTGACCGCGATGCGCGAACGGCTCGCAGTTTTGACAAGCGAAGGCGAGCAATTGCTGGCCGATATGGGAGCGGGTCGAGAGGAAGCGGTTGCCGCTTGGGAAACAGCGGTTGCCGCCCTCCAAAGCCGAATGACCGACGCGATCGCAGAAATCGCGCGAGTGGACGAAAGCTCGCTCCACAGCGCTCGCACACGCCTTGCCGCTCTGTCGCAAGAAGCGGCGCAGGTCGATGATCGAATCGCCGGCAGTCTTGCCGCCTTCGATGCCGATATGGCACGCCGGCGTGAAGACGCGATTGCTGCACAGGATGAGGAGGTCGCCGCATTCGAACAGCGGCTTGCCGGGCTCGACGGACGCTTGATCGAGCGCCGCGAGAATTACGAATCCCTCGTCGCACAGCTGACCGAGCGTAGTGAAGGGCTTGCCCATCGTGTGTCCGCAATCGACGCAGACATTCAGCGCCTTGCTGCGCAGGGCACCACGACCCGCGAAGAGCTGGACGACACGGCGGCTGTGTTTAGCGAGCGACTGGAAAGAAGCCGAGCTTTGCTGGACGACAGTAGTTCGGCGATCGCCGGGCTTACGGACGATAGTGTGCGGCTTCTCGAAATTATCCGGTCAAGCGCGGATCACTCGCAGGGCGCCCTGTCGGACGCCGTCGGCCAGGCCGAAACACGCTTGCAGAGTTTCGGCGAGGAGTCGCGCAGGCTGCACGATCTGATCGAAACCGCCAGCTCCCATGGGCAGACACTCGCCGAGCATCTTACTGTCGCCCAGGAGCGTGGGGCGGCATCGATCGGCGTCCTGCAGTCGATGGAAGAGCACTTGCTGACTGTAGCTACCGAAAGCGATCGCTTGGCCGAACGCACCGGGCGGGAATTGCGTGAAGCGCTGGATGCGCTGAGCGGCGCCAATTCCGAGGCTCTGCAATCGTTGCGGGAGGATCAGCGCGAAGTGCTCGACGAGATTGCCGGGCGCATCGCGGAGCAAAGCCGCGAGCGGGTCGCCGATGCTATCCGTGTCAATGCAGCCGAAGCTATCGCCGAACTGGAAGAGGCTGTTGCGCAAACCGTGGAGCGTGGTCGCGAGACGACGACGGCATTGCGGGAAGAACTTGCCTCGGTGAATGATCTTGCCGGCAGCCTGGAGCAGCGCGTCGCCTATGCGCGGGAGCGAGCGGAAGAGCAGGTCGACAGCGATTTCACCAAGCGCATGGCATTGATTACCGAAGCGCTCAATTCATCTTCGATCGATATCGCCAAGGCGTTCGACACCGAGGTTTCCGATACGCAATGGGCAAATTACCTGCGCGGAGATCGCGGCATTTTCACGCGCCGTGCAGTCAGGCTGCTCAACCGGCAGGAGGCGCGCAGCGTCATCGAGGTCTACGGCGAGGACTTCGAATTTCGCGAGACGGTCAATCGCTACATCCACGATTTCGAGGCAATGCTTCGGGAAGTGCTCGCGACGCGCGACGGGAACGCCATCGCGGTAACGCTGCTTTCGAGTGACATGGGCAAGCTTTACGTGGCACTCGCGCAAGCCATCGACAGGCTTCGCAGTTAG
- a CDS encoding ribonuclease J translates to MKKDYTPQDELLFLALGGSGEIGMNVNLYGCQGKWLMVDLGMSFGANEYPGTELMFADPEFIEERADDLLAIVLTHAHEDHIGAIPYFAAELDVPLYATPFTADLIRRKLDEAGLTDRIELNVIDEDHGSFDIGAFNVTYIPLAHSIAEGNALLIDTPHGRIFHTGDWKLDDEPIIGEPATEEELAEIGDEGVLALVCDSTNVFNPVPSGSEGAVHRGLLEEVQKHAGKRVLVTTFASNVARLQTLGDVARETGRELCVAGRSLDRIIEVAKANGYLADFPPTVNWDAAMQLPRGNVMILATGGQGEPRAALSRIAEGNHPLSLDEGDVVLFSSRQIPGNELSIGRVQNMLSERGVVMVTDRQSEIHVSGHPGRPELEALYGWLRPEILVPVHGEMRHMQEQARLGSANGIAHNVVQKNGDIIRLAPGAPEKLAEIHTGRLVLDGDIIVPANGDAVTMRRRLSRDGMLIVILDREGGVQIDGIGLPLDEDYSDFVEEAKADVVKALVRLRKGRRDDPEAIHEAARLAARRAAHRWSGKKPQTRVITCGAS, encoded by the coding sequence ATGAAAAAGGATTACACCCCGCAGGACGAACTGCTTTTCCTCGCGCTTGGCGGCAGCGGGGAGATCGGCATGAACGTCAATCTCTATGGCTGTCAGGGCAAATGGCTCATGGTCGATCTCGGCATGAGTTTCGGCGCCAATGAGTATCCGGGAACGGAACTGATGTTCGCCGACCCCGAGTTTATCGAGGAGCGCGCTGACGATCTGCTGGCGATCGTCCTGACGCACGCGCATGAGGATCATATCGGCGCGATCCCCTATTTCGCGGCAGAACTGGATGTACCGCTCTACGCCACGCCCTTCACCGCAGACCTTATCCGGCGGAAGTTGGATGAGGCAGGCTTGACGGACCGGATTGAATTGAATGTGATCGACGAGGATCACGGCAGCTTCGACATCGGCGCTTTCAACGTCACCTATATCCCCCTCGCGCACTCGATTGCCGAGGGTAATGCGCTGCTCATCGACACGCCGCACGGCCGGATTTTCCACACCGGGGACTGGAAGCTGGATGACGAGCCGATCATCGGCGAGCCTGCTACCGAGGAGGAGCTGGCGGAGATCGGCGATGAGGGCGTTCTGGCGCTTGTTTGCGACTCCACGAACGTCTTCAACCCGGTACCTTCGGGTAGCGAGGGTGCAGTCCATCGCGGGCTGCTGGAAGAGGTGCAGAAACACGCGGGCAAGCGCGTGCTCGTTACCACCTTTGCGTCGAACGTCGCCCGATTGCAGACGCTGGGCGATGTTGCACGCGAGACAGGCCGCGAATTGTGCGTCGCCGGGCGTTCACTGGACCGCATCATCGAAGTTGCGAAGGCCAATGGCTACCTCGCCGACTTTCCGCCGACGGTGAACTGGGATGCGGCGATGCAATTGCCGCGCGGCAATGTGATGATCCTTGCTACTGGAGGGCAGGGTGAACCTCGGGCGGCGCTCAGTCGGATCGCCGAGGGCAACCACCCACTCTCTCTTGATGAGGGCGACGTCGTCCTTTTCTCCAGCCGCCAGATTCCGGGCAACGAGCTCTCCATTGGGCGTGTGCAAAACATGTTGTCCGAGCGGGGCGTCGTCATGGTGACCGATCGTCAAAGCGAAATCCATGTCTCTGGACATCCCGGGCGGCCGGAGCTCGAGGCGCTCTATGGCTGGCTGCGGCCTGAGATACTCGTCCCAGTGCATGGAGAGATGCGACACATGCAGGAACAGGCTCGCCTCGGCAGTGCGAATGGCATTGCGCACAATGTCGTGCAGAAGAATGGCGACATCATCCGCCTCGCGCCTGGCGCGCCGGAAAAGCTCGCCGAGATCCATACGGGCCGCCTCGTGCTCGACGGGGATATCATCGTTCCGGCGAATGGCGATGCGGTCACCATGCGGCGGCGGTTGTCGCGCGATGGCATGCTGATCGTTATCCTCGATAGAGAAGGCGGCGTGCAGATCGATGGTATCGGCCTGCCGCTCGACGAGGACTATTCGGACTTCGTGGAAGAGGCGAAGGCCGATGTCGTGAAGGCGCTCGTCCGGCTGCGGAAAGGCAGGCGGGACGATCCTGAGGCGATCCACGAGGCGGCCAGGCTGGCCGCTCGTCGAGCTGCGCACCGCTGGTCGGGCAAAAAGCCGCAAACGCGCGTTATTACCTGCGGAGCATCATAG
- a CDS encoding sensor histidine kinase, which produces MSEGKLITARARTDAQDRLIEAEEPLAAFHQRAGGEIPGPIVTPALLDLVRRARASGKRMSRAIRAQDTLEQISAWAEVVPGKVGTVINISAWDALDNSDVADAGRDGRVALVRHLAGLTARLDNDQSLITVDWVAPDLDALGEAMMAGAGKPWTDFARPEGDAQRQPLHWRLLDGAKIQVEGSDRDWVAQLLPLPAGRTGFELYLVPDRPLAHQRNEPGMRRERLAGIGREIAPVLRKPVSRIIANAETIRTQLAGPLADEYSNYAADIASAGEHLLALIDDLTTLEVVDDQDFAPAPDQIDLADVARRAAGILGVRAKERRITLVSPADGASAPAIGEFRRTLQVLLNLVGNAVRYSPEGATVTIAARTVDGKARITVADEGEGLSEEEQKRAFAKFERLGRQGDGGSGLGLYISRRLAEAMDGSLTVESAKGQGARFTLELPSDPSA; this is translated from the coding sequence GTGTCGGAGGGGAAGCTCATCACGGCGCGGGCGCGAACGGATGCGCAAGATCGCTTGATCGAGGCCGAGGAGCCGCTCGCCGCGTTCCACCAGCGGGCTGGTGGAGAAATACCAGGTCCGATCGTCACCCCGGCCTTGCTCGATCTCGTGAGGAGAGCTCGCGCCAGTGGCAAGCGCATGTCTCGAGCAATCAGGGCGCAGGACACTCTCGAACAGATCAGCGCGTGGGCCGAAGTCGTTCCGGGAAAAGTGGGGACGGTCATCAATATCAGCGCATGGGACGCGCTGGACAACTCCGACGTCGCAGATGCGGGCAGGGATGGGCGTGTCGCGCTCGTCAGGCACCTGGCTGGATTGACGGCACGGCTCGATAATGACCAGTCCCTGATCACGGTCGACTGGGTTGCGCCCGATTTGGATGCACTCGGCGAGGCGATGATGGCGGGAGCAGGCAAGCCGTGGACGGATTTCGCTCGACCAGAGGGAGATGCGCAGCGGCAACCGCTACACTGGCGCTTGCTGGATGGCGCGAAAATTCAGGTCGAAGGATCGGATCGCGACTGGGTGGCGCAGCTTCTGCCCCTTCCGGCAGGCCGCACCGGATTCGAACTCTATCTTGTTCCGGATCGTCCGCTTGCCCATCAACGAAACGAACCCGGCATGAGGCGTGAGCGGCTAGCCGGCATCGGCCGCGAAATCGCGCCTGTCCTGCGCAAGCCGGTAAGCCGGATCATCGCGAATGCCGAAACGATCCGCACTCAGCTGGCCGGTCCGCTGGCCGATGAATATAGCAATTACGCGGCAGACATAGCTTCGGCGGGCGAGCATCTGTTGGCGCTGATTGACGATCTGACCACGCTGGAAGTCGTCGACGATCAGGACTTCGCCCCCGCGCCCGACCAGATCGATCTGGCCGATGTCGCTCGCCGCGCAGCCGGCATATTGGGTGTACGAGCGAAAGAGCGGCGCATAACGCTTGTCTCACCGGCTGACGGCGCAAGCGCGCCTGCGATCGGAGAGTTTCGCCGCACATTGCAGGTCCTGCTGAACCTCGTCGGCAATGCCGTGCGATATTCGCCCGAAGGCGCGACCGTGACGATCGCGGCTAGGACGGTCGATGGAAAGGCTCGCATTACCGTCGCCGATGAAGGCGAGGGTTTGAGCGAGGAAGAGCAAAAGCGGGCATTCGCCAAATTCGAACGTCTGGGCCGTCAGGGCGACGGCGGTTCGGGCCTGGGCCTCTACATTTCGCGCCGATTGGCCGAAGCGATGGACGGCAGTCTGACGGTCGAGAGCGCGAAGGGGCAGGGTGCCCGCTTCACGCTCGAATTACCGTCCGATCCAAGCGCCTGA
- a CDS encoding biotin--[acetyl-CoA-carboxylase] ligase, whose product MREVVSETGSTNADLLARLAGDFPPPEGFWLMAERQTAGRGRLAREWESIQGNLHCSTPVHLKPSDAVASTLAFVAGLAVFDTVERSLLPRTSVMLKWPNDVLVREAKIAGVLLERQGNHVCVGIGINVSYSPEILGRKTTHIGYENGKFANGPESVLDLLEDRFAARLAAWRQQPLSHTLLEWAVRSHRYDDQLRVTDPTGERLSGNYRGIDHTGALRIAPQGSAERVLHAGDVMLGWRESEED is encoded by the coding sequence TTGCGCGAAGTCGTATCCGAGACGGGTAGCACCAACGCTGACCTGCTTGCGCGACTGGCAGGAGATTTCCCGCCGCCCGAAGGCTTCTGGCTGATGGCGGAGCGGCAGACGGCAGGGCGTGGTCGTCTGGCGCGCGAATGGGAAAGCATCCAGGGCAATCTTCACTGCAGCACGCCGGTGCATCTCAAGCCAAGCGACGCGGTGGCATCGACACTGGCCTTCGTCGCGGGGCTTGCCGTGTTCGATACGGTCGAACGAAGTCTGCTCCCGCGCACATCTGTAATGTTGAAATGGCCCAACGACGTACTTGTCCGGGAGGCGAAAATTGCCGGGGTCCTGCTTGAGCGGCAAGGCAATCACGTGTGCGTCGGGATCGGTATCAACGTGTCGTACTCGCCTGAGATTCTCGGGCGCAAGACAACGCATATCGGGTACGAAAACGGAAAATTTGCGAACGGACCGGAATCGGTTCTCGACCTTCTCGAAGACCGCTTTGCCGCACGTCTGGCGGCATGGCGCCAGCAGCCATTATCGCACACGCTGCTGGAGTGGGCGGTGCGGAGCCATCGTTACGATGACCAGCTGCGCGTCACCGACCCGACTGGCGAAAGACTATCAGGCAATTATCGTGGCATCGACCATACCGGCGCATTGCGGATTGCACCGCAAGGGTCCGCCGAACGTGTGCTACACGCTGGCGACGTGATGCTTGGCTGGCGTGAGAGCGAGGAGGACTGA
- the nuoN gene encoding NADH-quinone oxidoreductase subunit NuoN, which produces MDISTDFILTAPELLLTAVGLALVLLAAYGGDKWARVTSIATATALGAAFVMAAPIVWRGEGGADTLAFNGLFRADAFASLAKLMIYGGAIATLMVAPGFFERIGKLKTEFPVLVLFATLGMSVMVSASDMLTLYMGLELNSLAAYVLAAMLRDDDRSAEAGLKYFVLGALASGILLFGMSLTYGFTGTTDFAGIATAVAGGMNTGMLFGLIFVLAGLAFKISAAPFHMWTPDVYQGAPTPVTMFFASAPKVAAVALLARVSMEAFGTQVDAWRQVVIAAALLSIVIGALGAIGQENVKRLLAYSSINNVGFILIGLAAATPTGASALLVYLAIYTVMTVGSFVAVLLMRDAEGRQLESISDLAGLSTTRPALALVLAFLMFSLAGIPPLWGFYGKFVVFQAAVQADLLALAAIGIAASVIGAFYYIKIVKIMYFDAPADTVKGEGDKAHWALLLVCGVLVSPLGYLLTPWLNDIADRAAASMMLPV; this is translated from the coding sequence ATGGATATCTCGACCGACTTCATCCTGACCGCGCCCGAATTGCTGCTGACGGCGGTAGGTCTCGCCCTCGTCCTCTTGGCGGCATATGGCGGGGACAAGTGGGCGCGTGTCACCAGCATCGCAACCGCGACTGCGCTTGGTGCAGCCTTTGTGATGGCGGCACCCATCGTCTGGCGCGGCGAAGGCGGCGCGGACACGTTGGCCTTCAACGGCCTGTTCCGCGCCGATGCCTTCGCCAGCCTCGCGAAGTTAATGATCTATGGCGGCGCTATCGCAACGCTGATGGTCGCCCCGGGCTTTTTTGAACGCATAGGCAAGCTGAAGACGGAATTTCCGGTCCTCGTCCTGTTCGCGACATTGGGCATGAGCGTGATGGTGTCGGCCAGCGACATGCTGACGCTGTATATGGGCCTCGAACTCAATTCGCTGGCGGCTTACGTGCTGGCAGCGATGTTGCGCGATGACGACCGCTCGGCCGAGGCCGGTTTGAAATATTTCGTCCTGGGTGCGCTCGCATCGGGTATCCTGCTCTTCGGCATGAGCCTGACATACGGCTTCACCGGCACGACCGATTTCGCCGGGATAGCCACCGCGGTTGCGGGCGGCATGAACACCGGCATGTTGTTCGGTTTGATCTTCGTGCTGGCGGGTCTCGCCTTCAAGATCAGCGCCGCGCCGTTCCACATGTGGACGCCGGACGTTTATCAAGGCGCGCCGACGCCGGTGACCATGTTCTTCGCAAGTGCTCCCAAAGTTGCGGCCGTAGCGCTGCTGGCGCGGGTGAGCATGGAAGCCTTCGGCACGCAGGTCGATGCATGGCGACAGGTGGTGATTGCTGCCGCGCTGCTCTCCATCGTAATTGGCGCGTTGGGAGCGATCGGGCAGGAGAACGTAAAGCGCCTGCTCGCCTATTCCTCGATCAACAATGTCGGCTTCATACTCATCGGCCTTGCCGCTGCGACCCCGACCGGCGCGAGTGCGCTTCTGGTCTATCTGGCGATCTACACGGTGATGACGGTGGGCAGCTTTGTTGCTGTCCTGCTGATGCGGGATGCCGAAGGGCGGCAGCTCGAAAGCATTTCCGACCTGGCTGGCCTTTCGACCACGCGCCCGGCTCTTGCGTTGGTTTTGGCGTTTCTAATGTTCAGCCTTGCCGGAATTCCACCGCTCTGGGGCTTCTACGGCAAGTTCGTTGTATTTCAGGCTGCCGTGCAGGCCGACCTTCTGGCGCTCGCCGCCATTGGAATCGCTGCGAGTGTCATCGGTGCGTTCTACTACATCAAGATCGTCAAGATCATGTACTTCGATGCGCCTGCCGACACCGTGAAGGGTGAGGGCGATAAAGCTCATTGGGCGCTGCTATTGGTTTGCGGCGTGCTGGTGTCACCGCTAGGTTACCTGCTCACGCCGTGGCTAAACGACATCGCTGATCGCGCGGCGGCATCGATGATGCTGCCCGTCTAG
- a CDS encoding type III pantothenate kinase, with protein MLLAIDVGNTNVVFALFDGADIRARWRIATDGRRTGDEYATWLLQLLAIEGIERSAVSRIIFASVVPRADHNLTVLATKYFGIEPLIAGQGDAAWDFEIDVEQPNTLGADRALNCIAAHRFWGGDLIVVDFGTATKFEAVDYNGAYKGGIIAPGINLSLDALVGKTAKLPRIAIAAPETESVIGRNTEDQMLIGVFWGYVAMMEGLIGRMKSQIGRPVKVVATGGLAILFDEKTDIFDIVDADLTIRGLQLLADRAGAS; from the coding sequence ATGCTGCTGGCAATCGATGTGGGCAATACCAATGTCGTTTTCGCTCTTTTCGATGGAGCGGACATCCGCGCGCGCTGGCGTATTGCCACGGATGGTCGCCGAACTGGGGATGAGTATGCGACATGGCTGCTCCAACTGCTTGCCATCGAGGGGATCGAGAGAAGCGCCGTTAGTCGCATCATATTCGCTAGCGTCGTGCCGCGCGCGGATCACAATCTCACCGTCCTTGCGACCAAGTATTTCGGCATCGAACCGCTGATTGCCGGGCAGGGCGACGCCGCCTGGGACTTCGAGATCGATGTAGAGCAACCCAATACGCTCGGCGCGGACCGAGCGCTCAATTGCATTGCGGCGCACCGGTTTTGGGGTGGAGACCTGATCGTCGTGGATTTTGGAACGGCGACGAAATTCGAAGCGGTTGATTACAATGGCGCATATAAGGGCGGCATTATCGCGCCCGGCATCAATCTTTCGCTGGATGCCCTGGTCGGCAAAACCGCAAAGCTACCGAGAATTGCAATCGCCGCGCCAGAAACCGAAAGCGTCATCGGGCGTAATACCGAAGACCAGATGCTGATCGGCGTCTTCTGGGGCTATGTCGCCATGATGGAAGGGCTGATTGGCCGCATGAAATCGCAGATCGGCCGTCCGGTGAAAGTCGTCGCGACCGGCGGTCTGGCCATATTGTTCGACGAGAAAACCGACATCTTCGATATCGTCGATGCCGATCTCACCATCCGCGGCCTGCAATTGCTGGCAGACCGCGCAGGAGCGTCATGA
- a CDS encoding DUF1467 family protein, translated as MEITSVIAIYALFWVMSAFLLLPFGIQTADEVGAKKVPGQADSAPANFKPGRVAIRATFVAAVLCAVYIANYVQGWITVDDINIFGTPAGYETPTS; from the coding sequence ATGGAGATCACGTCCGTCATCGCAATCTATGCGCTGTTCTGGGTCATGAGCGCATTCCTGCTGCTGCCATTCGGCATTCAGACCGCGGACGAAGTCGGCGCGAAAAAAGTGCCGGGTCAGGCCGATAGCGCACCAGCCAATTTCAAGCCGGGAAGAGTGGCTATCCGCGCCACGTTCGTCGCGGCGGTGCTATGTGCCGTGTATATAGCGAATTACGTGCAGGGCTGGATCACGGTCGACGATATCAATATCTTCGGCACCCCGGCTGGTTACGAAACGCCGACCAGCTAA